The following proteins are encoded in a genomic region of Vicia villosa cultivar HV-30 ecotype Madison, WI unplaced genomic scaffold, Vvil1.0 ctg.001480F_1_1, whole genome shotgun sequence:
- the LOC131635415 gene encoding uncharacterized protein LOC131635415 → MREAETLADKEKWKEFNALLAVMIYGLVMFPNIPNFVDLTAICLFMDQNPVPTLLADTYYAIHSRYGKKGSVGGCLPILYEWFSSHLPKSGAFVTTRDSQKWPQRIMGLTANDIVWYHLRTDIEQVITRCGSFGNVPLIGTKGVINYNPKLALRQLGFVLKDKPLDKEIFESVCFEKGTDPDGLEKVRSAWNKIHTEDRTTLGGKNAIAKKAYTEWVEERVKERLLPFPKVSPLYEQPPEILTATVPAEEYNQVHVENIRVQKRARTEKGERATTVRIEDHQRVIEEAVKKAEEKLKQEYREDLRAHKLRVEKEARAEIKGLKKKLEEETTQRVAIKKKLEEEITQRLAVETQLKGSHLRSARLTEENAKLRNQIAEMESTSEKNTLPDCKGCESLVAHCDMLDGQLFRKDVMD, encoded by the exons ATGAGGGAAGCTGAAACCCTTGCTGATAAGGAAAAgtggaaagaattcaatgctctccTGGCCGTCATGATCTATGGATTAGTGATGTTCCCGAATATTCCAAATTTTGTTGATCTCACTGCCATTTGTCTCTTCATGGATCAAAATCCTGTACCCACTCTGTTGGCCGACACTTATTATGCCATCCATTCTAGGTATGGAAAAAAGGGATCAGTTGGGGGTTGTTTGCCAATACTGTACGAATGGTTTTCTTCACATTTGCCTAAAAGCGGAGCATTTGTCACTACAAGAGATTCACAGAAGTGGCCCCAAAGGATTATGGGACTTACTGCAAATGATATTGTTTGGTATCACCTCCGAACGGACATTGAGCAAGTTATAACCAGATGTGGAAGTTTTGGCAATGTTCCTCTCATAGGGACGAAAGGAGTTATCAACTATAATCCGAAGCTAGCACTGCGCCAGTTGGGTTTTGTACTGAAGGACAAGCCGTTGGATAAAGAGATATTTGAGTCCGTTTGCTTTGAAAAAGGAACCGACCCAGATGGTTTGGAGAAAGTAAGGAGTGCGTGGAACAAAATTCATACAGAAGACCGAACTACCTTGGGGGGAAAGAATGCTATTGCTAAGAAAGCTTATACtgaatgggttgaagaaagaGTTAAGGAGCGCCTgctgcctttcccgaaggttagccCTCTATATGAACAACCACCAGAGATTTTAACTGCCACTGTACCAGCTGAGGAGTACAACCAAGTACATGTAGAGAATATCAG agttcaaaaaaGGGCCAGAACTGAAAAGGGTGAAAGAGCTACCACTGTTCGTATTGAGGACCATCAAAGGGTTATAGAAGAAGCGGTAAAGAAAGCAGAAGAAAAGCTCAAGCAAGAGTATAGAGAAGATTTAAGGGCTCACAAGCTCAGAGtagagaaagaggctagggccgagataaagggtttgaaaaagaagctGGAAGAGGAAACCACTCAGAGGGTAGCAATcaagaagaagcttgaagaggaaaTTACTCAAAGGTTAGCCGTGGAGACACAACTTAAAGGTAGTCATCTCCGTtccgctcgactaacagaagagaatgcAAAGCTCAGAAACCAGATAGCAGAAATGGAAAGTACATCTGAAAAGAATACCCTCCCTGATTGCAAAGGATGTGAGAGCTTGGTGGCCCACTGTGATATGTTAGATGGGCAGCTGTTTCGCAAAGATGTG ATGGATTAG
- the LOC131635413 gene encoding uncharacterized protein LOC131635413 encodes MDQLRDDLIQMRTQVTAQMAQFMEVMQNMADRQEELRIRMDTVAQVVADPPQRNPADIRVNGEPVIGGPGVIPPATNQGNPYGPPQPIPEGQATQQIRRAAAIPVLEEDRHEDLFPESELGFPHDAGRLFRGLEERMRAMEGQGLGMDINDLGLVPGVRVPPKFKVPDFEKYKGNTCPKTHVRAYYRKMHVYSEDEGLLMHFFQDSLTGASLEWYMRLERASIRSWRDLVDAFIKQYQYNVDMAPNRTQLQNLSQKANESFKEYAQKWRELAARVQPPMLEREMMDLFTNTLEGQYYSACSASSSFAELVMIGERIESGIKAGRIQNPSAASSSSGVVGKKPYNGFAKKREGETSAAYYGKGKSQAHQQVAAVTIPNVPFQQHQQRGYTPRQYQPKAPERTFDPIPMTYAQVLPYLLDLKLVQLRTLATPAKLPPNWDANARCEFHSGAPGHNIENCKALKYQVQNLLDSKAIEFTPTPGPNVVQNPMPPHGSHAANALDCVEDTRLVKDVTELGSLLPLLKVELLRMGLCAGCGELCNDCMATSSVCDKVKNGIQQLIDSGYLQFERIRRPEVFENEINVASIPYTPAKIPIPARAPPLVITSPGPVPYTSEKAIPWNYGGEVFYQGAKYEIKAPVEKEDVDNVVGIGRMTRSGRIFNPPQSTRDDNTEAQAQAKGKGVTEDTLDQGQSSNSEDTMAKEMEEFLKIIKKSEYKVVDQLSQTQSKISILQLLLCSETHRNALLRLLGTAFVPPEISVNQLEGVVSNINAGNGLGFTDADLPSEGRKHNRALHISVECKGTMLSRVLVDNGSSLNVLPKSSLMRLDYSGVEIRPSELTVRAFDGSKRSVFGEVDLPVMIGPQLFTITFFVMDIHPAYSCLLGRPWIHAAGAVTSTLHQKLKFATQGKIVTICGEEEHVVSHLASFKYIDVEGEVHETPCQAFEAVQTVKIPYVEKKKLEAPMSSLKEAKAVVESGHPEGWGRVLDLPIKQDKCGIGYQLSQSSSNEASKKPGAFVPIKFSSAGIVKDHICAADDDMDSDYDIEEWIKPCVPGQKLLNWSSEDIISIALDQKSTSPPDSIDNDLAMPRHDFDNPIYAAEEGDEEDCELPDELARLLKQEEKVIEPHQEPIETVNLGTEETRREVKIGASLNENVKEKLIGMLKEYSDIFAWSYEDMPGLDTDIVVHRLPLKENSPPVKQKLRRTRPDMSKKIQEEVQKQFDAGFLAVTVYPPWVANIVPVPKKDGKVRMCVDYRDLNRASPKDDFPLPHIDVLVDNTAQFSVFSFMDGFSGYNQIKMAPEDMEKTTFITPWGTFCYKVMPFGLKNAGATYQRAMVTLFHDMIHKEIEVYVDDMIAKSHTEEEHLVHLKKLFERLRKFRLRLNPNKCTFGVRSGKLLGFIVSERGIEVDPAKVKAIQEMPEPRTEKQVRGFLGRLNYIARFISHLTATCEPIFKLLRKNQAIKWDDDCQKAFDKVKEYLQEPPILMPPVEGRPLIMYLTVLENSMGCVLGQHDESGRKEHAIYYLSKKFTDCESRYSLLEKTCCALAWAARRLRQYMLTHTTLLISKMDPIKYIFEKPALTGRIARWQMILTEYDIQYTTQKAIKSSVIADYLAHQPVDDYQSMYFEFPDEDIMCVAETSKSQDQEEGPEPGARWTLVFDGASNALGNGIGAVLTSPTGFHIPFTARICFDCTNNVAEYEACIYGIEAAIDLRIKNLAVYGDSALVISQINGDWETRHPNLIPYREHVVKLAQYFDEITFDHIPREENHLADALATLASMFKVKWDNEAPSIVIKRLDEPAFCGVIDNVPDEKPWFYDIKKFLETQEYPEGASLTDRKTLKRLSAKFFIAGGVLYKRNFDSVLLRCVDRHEAAKIMQEVHEGSFGTHASGHTMARKILRAGYYWSTLEHDCFNHVVVCYKCQVYADRVHVPPVPLNVLTSPWPFAMWGIDMIGEIKPTASNGHRFILVAIDYFTKWVEAASYANVSKQVVTRFIKHHIICRYGVPERIITDNGSNLNNKMMKELCKDFKITHHNSSPYRPKMNGAVEAANKNIKKIVQKMVVTYKDWHEMLPFALHGYRTSVRTSTGATPFSLVYGMEAILPVEVEIPSLRVLTDVKLSEADWVQTRFDQLNLIDEKRLAAICHGQAYQKKMKRAFDKKIRPRHFQVGDLVLKKILPIHNDPRGKWTPNYEGPYVVKKVFSGGAMILSTMDGEDFPLPVNADAVKKYFA; translated from the exons ATGGATCAGTTAAGGGACGATCTTATCCAGATGAGAACTCAGGTTACTGCTCAGATGGCTCAGTTCATGGAAGTCATGCAAAACATGGCTGATCGACAAGAAGAGCTCAGGATCCGAATGGACACAGTTGCTCAGGTTGTTGCGGACCCCCCGCAAAGAAACCCTGCTGATATTCGTGTCAATGGTGAGCCTGTGATCGGAGGACCGGGTGTGATTCCTCCTGCTACTAATCAAGGTAATCCTTATGGGCCTCCCCAGCCCATTCCTGAAGGACAAGCCACACAACAAATCAGAAGAGCTGCTGCCATCCCCGTGTTGGAAGAGGACCGACATGAGGATCTGTTTCCTGAAAGTGAGTTGGGATTTCCACATGATGCTGGAAGGTTGTTCAGAGgactggaggaaaggatgagggcCATGGAAGGCCAAGGACTTGGTATGGACATTAATGACTTGGGTTTGGTTCCTGGGGTCCGTGTGCCGCCGAAATTCAAAGTGCCAgattttgagaagtacaaggggaATACTTGTCCCAAGACCCATGTTCGAGCTTACTACCGCAAGATGCATGTCTATTCTGAAGATGAGGGGCTAttgatgcatttcttccaagatagcctaACTGGGGCATCTTTGGAATGGTATATGAGGCTGGAAAGAGCTAGTATTCGAAGCTGGAGAGACTTGGTTGATGCCTTCATAAAGCAGTATCAATATAATgttgacatggcacccaatcgcaCTCAATTGCAGAATCTATCTCAGAAAGCTAATGAATCCTTCAAAGAATACGCGCAAAAATGGCGCGAGTTGGCAGCCAGAGTTCAACCACCTATGCTGGAGAGAGAAATGATGGACCTGTTCACCAATACTTTGGAAGGTCAATACTATTCTGCTTGTTCTGCATCCTCGAGTTTCGCCGAGTTGGTCatgattggtgagagaattgaaagtGGAATCAAGGCTGGTAGAATTCAGAATCCGAGTGCTGCTAGTTCCTCCTCTGGGGTTGTTGGAAAGAAACCTTATAACGGGTTTGCCAAGAAAAGAGAAGGTGAGACGAGCGCTGCTTATTATGGTAAAGGCAAAAGCCAGGCTCATCAACAAGTGGCCGCCGTGACTATACCGAATGTTCCATTTCAGCAACATCAGCAACGAGGGTATACTCCGCGCCAGTATCAACCAAAGGCACCTGAGAGAACTTTTGACCCGATCCCGatgacatatgcacaagtattgcCATACCTCCTCGACTTGAAGTTGGTACAATTGAGAACTCTagcaactcctgctaagttgccTCCTAATTGGGATGCTAATGCAaggtgtgaattccactctggagcaCCCGGGCATAACATTGAAAACTGCAAAGCATTGAAGTATCAGGTTCAGAATCTCCTCGACTCCAAGGCCATCGAGTTCACTCCTACTCCAGGGCCTAATGTTGTTCAAAATCCCATGCCCCCTCATGGGTCTCATGCTGCAAACGCCCTCGATTGTGTTGAAGATACTCGTTTGGTTAAAGACGTGACTGAGTTAGGTTCTCTGTTGCCTTTACTGAAAGTAGAATTATTGAGAATGGGTCTATGTGCTGGTTGTGGAGAATTGTGTAATGATTGCATGGCCACTTCCTCAGTTTGTGACAAAGTGAAGAATGGTATTCAACAGTTGATAGATAGTGGGTATCTACAGTTTGAGCGCATACGACGACCCGAGGTATTTGAGAATGAAATTAATGTGGCATCCATCCCCTACACTCCTGCTAAAATCCCAATTCCTGCTAGAGCACCTCCTTTGGTTATTACATCACCTGGTCCCGTTCCGTATACTAGTGAGAAAGCAATCCCATGGAATTATGGCGGAGAAGTTTTCTACCAAGGGGCCAAGTATGAGATTAAAGCACCggttgagaaagaagatgttgataatgttgttggcATTGGAAGAATGACAAGAAGTGGTCGTATTTTCAACCCTCCCCAGAGTACTCGCGATGACAATACAGAAGCTCAAGCTCAAGCAAAAGGGAAAGGAGTGACAGAAGATACTTTGGACCAGGGGCAAAGTTCTAACTCTGAAGATACTATGGccaaagagatggaagagttcctaaAGATCATCAAGAAGAGTGAGTATAAAGTGGTTGACCAGCTGAGTCAAACTCAATCTAAGATCTCGATCTTACAGTTGCTCTTATGCTCCGAGACGCATCGAAATGCTTTATTGAGACTCCTAGGTACTGCCTTTGTCCCTCCTGAGATCTCAGTAAACCAGCTTGAAGGGGTTGTGTCTAATATCAATGCTGGAAATGGATTGGGATTCACTGATGCAGATTTGCCTTCTGAAGGTAGAAAACATAATAGAGCATTGCACATATCTGTGGAGTGCAAGGGGACTATGCTATCTCGTGTTCTTGTTGATAATGGATCTTCTCTGAATGTGTTACCAAAGTCGTCTTTGATGAGGCTAGACTATTCTGGTGTTGAGATAAGGCCAAGCGAATTAACTGTGAGAGCCTTTGATGGCTCAAAGAGGTCGGTGTTTGGGGAGGTTGATTTACCAGTGATGATAGGTCCTCAACTCTTCACTATTACTTTCTTTGTGATGGATATCCACCCGGCTTACAGTTGTCTCCTGGGTCGtccatggatccatgctgctggggccgtgACTTCCACATTGCATCAGAAACTCAAATTCGCCACTCAAGGGAAGATAGTCACAATATGTGGGGAGGAAGAGCATGTGGTAAGCCATCTTGCGTCTTTCAAATATATTGATGTGGAAGGGGAGGTCCACGAAACGCCTTGTCAAGCGTTTGAGGCTGTCCAGACTGTCAAGATCCCttatgttgaaaagaagaagttgGAGGCTCCTATGTCTTCACTAAAGGAGGCTAAAGCTGTGGTTGAATCTGGTCATCCTGAAGGATGGGGCCGAGTCTTGGATCTACCAATCAAGCAGGATAAATGTGGGATTGGATATCAGTTGAGTCAGAGTTCATCTAATGAGGCATCCAAGAAGCCCGGAGCCTTTGTTCCGATCAAGTTCTCTAGTGCTGGCATCGTCAAGGATCATATTTGCGCTGCTGATGATGATATGgatagtgattatgacattgaagaatggatcaagccgtgtgtcccgggacagaagcttctcaactggtcatctgaagacatcatctcaattgctcttgatcaaaa ATCCACTTCTCCTCCAGATTCTATTGACAACGATCTTGCTATGCCTCGTCATGACTTTGACAACCCTATCTACgccgctgaagaaggggatgaggaagattgtgaattgcctgatgagttggccagattgttgaaacaagaagagaaagtgatcgaGCCACATCAAGAGCCTATTGAGACGGTGAACCTTGGCACCGAAGAGACGAGAAGGGAGGTTAAAATAGGGGCTTCTCTGAAtgagaatgtgaaagaaaagttgattggaatgttgaaggagtattctgatatcttcgcatggtcttacgaagatatgcctggattaGATACTGATATTGTTGTGCACAGGCTACCCCTTAAAGAAAATTCTCCGCCCGTCAAACAGAAACTCAGAAGAACACGTCCggatatgtccaagaaaatccaagaagaggttcagaagcagtttgatgcaggttttcttgctgtaacagtttatccaccatgggtcgccaacattgtacctgtacctaagaaagatgggaaggtacgaatgtgtgtcgactatcgagatctgaatagggcgagcccgaaggatgatttcccgcttcctcacattgatgtattggtagataatactgctcagttctcagttttctccttcatggacggtttttctggttacaatcaaataaagatggcgcccgaggacatggaaaagacaacattcattacgccttggggcaccttttgttacaaggtcatgccgtttggattaaagaatgctggggcaacctatcaaagagccatggtgactttgtttcacgacatgattcataaagagattgaggtctatgtggacgacatgattgcgaAGTCCCATACTGAAGAAGAGCACCTGGTTCATctgaagaaattgtttgaaaggtTAAGAAAGTTCAGGTTAAGGTTGAATCCCAATAAATGCACCTTCGGAGTGAGATCAGGAAAGTTGCTTGGTTTCATTGTAAGTGAAAGGGGTATCGAGGTCGATCCCGccaaggtaaaagctatacaagagatgcctgagccgagaactgaGAAACAGGTTCGTGGATTCTTAGGAAGGTTAAATTATATtgcaaggttcatctcacacctTACCGCCACGTGTGAACCTATCTTCAAGTTATTGAGAAAGAACCAGGCAATAAAGTGGGATGACGATTGTCAAAAGGCATTTGACAAGGTTAAAGAGTATTTGCAAGAGCCTCCAATCCTCATGCCTCCAGTGGAAGGtagacctttgattatgtacctgacggtcctcgagaattcaatggggtgtgtgttgggtcagcatgacgagtccggtcgaaaagagcacgcaatttattaccttagcaaaaagtttaccgattgtgaatcaagatactcactactcgagaaaacttgctgtgctttggcatgggctgctcgccgactgagacagtatatgttgactcacaccactttattgatttcaaagatggacccaatcaaatatatatttgagaaaccGGCATTGACAGggaggattgcccgttggcaaatgatcttgacagaatatgacatacAATACACTACTCAGAAGGCCATTAAAAGTAGTGTAATTGCTGATTATCTTGCACATCAACCTGTGGACGATTACCAGTCTATGTACTTTGAGTTTcccgatgaagatataatgtgcgTGGCAGAAACTTCCAAAAGTCAAGATCAagaggaaggacctgaaccaggggcgcgatggacgctcgtgttcgatggtgcctctaatgcattgGGCAATGGTATTGGGGCTGTGCTTACTTCTCcaacaggttttcatattccatttacggccaggatttgttttgattgtactaataatgtggctgaatacgaggcttgcatatatggtattgaggcagccattgatttgaggattaaaaatctcgcagtttatggagattctgctttggtgattagtcagatcaacggagattgggaaacacgccaccccaacttgattccctatagagaacatgtggtgaaattggctcaatactttgatgagatcaccttcgatcacatccctcgagaggaaaatcacttggctgatgctttggccactttagcatccatgttcaaagtcaaatggGACAATGAAGCGCCGTCAATTGTGATCAAAAGGTTGGATGAACCTGCATTCTGTGGCGTCATTGATAATGTGCCTGATGAGAAACCGtggttttatgacattaagaAATTTTTGGAAACCCAAGAGTATCCCGAGGGTGCTTCCCTTACAGATAGGAAAACTTTGAAGAGACTGTCTGCCAAGTTCTTCATTGCCGGAGGTGTGTTATACAAGAGGAACTTTGATTCtgtgttgctcagatgcgtggatagacacgaagcagcaaagatcatgcaagaggtgcatgaaggatcctttggtaCACATGCAAGTGGGCACACCATGGCTAGGAAAatattgagagcaggttattattggtctaccttggaacatgattgtttcaaccatgtggtggtatgttacaaatgtcaagtgtatgcagatagggttcatgtacctccggttcctctgaatgtgttgacatctccttggccatttgctatgtggggcatcgatatgattggggaaattaagcccaccgcctctaatggacatcgtttcatccttgttgccattgattacttcaccaagtgggttgaagctgcctcttatgcaaatgtctccaagcaagtagtgactcgcttcatcaagcaccatataatttgtcgttatggggttcctgagagaattatcactgataatggatcCAACCTCAATAATAAGATGATGAAGGAACTGTGCAAGGACTTCAAGATCACGCATCATAACTCCTCCccgtataggccaaagatgaatggcgcagttgaggcggccaataaaaacatcaagaagattgtgcaaaagatggtggtcacttataaggactggcatgagatgttgccctttgctttacatggttatcgtacctcggtgcgtacttccacaggggcaactcccttctcgttagtatatggcatggaagcgattcttccggttgaggttgaaattccttcattaagggtatTAACAGATGTGAAGCTCAGTGAAGCCGATTGGGTTCAGACCAGATTTGATCaattgaacctcattgatgaaaagaggctAGCGGCCATATGCCATGGGCAagcctatcaaaagaagatgaagagagcctTCGACAAGAAGATTCGACCTCGACACTTTCAGGTTGGTGACCTTGTGCTCAAGAAGATCCTTCCTATTCACAACGATCCTAGGGGAAAGTGGACTCCGAATTACGAAGGGCCTTATGTTGTAAAGAAAGTCTTCTCAGGTGGCGCCATGATCCTctcaactatggatggcgaggacttTCCACTTCCCGTGAACGCcgacgcagttaaaaaatacttcgcataa